AATCGGCGCTCTGATAGGCCCATGACATTGACATAGCGAGCGCGATGGCTTCCCCGATGCAGAATGACGACCCGGGCGAGGGACGATTTGTCGACGCTCCGCCGCCGCGATTGTCGGTCGTCGCACCCTGTCTCGACGAAGAATTGTGCATCGACGCTTTTTTTGCGCGCGCCTCCGCCGCCTGCGCCGCCGCTGTCGGCGAAGACTACGAGATCATCCTCGTCGACGACGGATCGAAGGACGCGACCTGGAGCAAGATTTCGGCGCTCTGCGCGCTGTCGGGCAAGGTGGTCGGCGTCAGGCTCTCCAGAAATCACGGACATCAGCTCGCGGCCTCCGCCGGCCTCGCGGTCTCGCGCGGCGCGCGCATTCTCTTGATCGACGCCGATCTTCAGGACCCGCCGGAAGCTTTGCCGGAAATGATGGAGATCATGGATCGAGGCTTCGACGTCGTCTATGGCGTCCGCTCGTCTCGCGAAGGGGAGTCGCGGATCAAGCTTTTCACCGCGCATTGCTTCTATCGCATTCTGCGCATCGGCGCGGGCGTGGAGATCCCGCGCGACGTCGGCGACTTCCGCCTCATGACGCGCCGCGTCGTCGACATTCTCGACGAGATGCCCGAGCGGCATCGATTTCTGCGCGGCATGGTCAGCTGGATCGGCGGCCGCCAGGCTCCTTATCCCTATCGCCGAAGCCCGCGTTTCGGCGGCCGCAGCAGCTACCCGCTCGCGAAGATGCTGCATTTCGCCGGCGACGCGATCACGAGCTTCTCGGTCCTGCCGCTGCGTCTCGCGATGTGCCTCGGGCTCGCCGCCGCCGTCACCGCCTTCGCCGTG
The sequence above is a segment of the Methylosinus trichosporium OB3b genome. Coding sequences within it:
- a CDS encoding glycosyltransferase family 2 protein; translated protein: MQNDDPGEGRFVDAPPPRLSVVAPCLDEELCIDAFFARASAACAAAVGEDYEIILVDDGSKDATWSKISALCALSGKVVGVRLSRNHGHQLAASAGLAVSRGARILLIDADLQDPPEALPEMMEIMDRGFDVVYGVRSSREGESRIKLFTAHCFYRILRIGAGVEIPRDVGDFRLMTRRVVDILDEMPERHRFLRGMVSWIGGRQAPYPYRRSPRFGGRSSYPLAKMLHFAGDAITSFSVLPLRLAMCLGLAAAVTAFAVFLYALYSKFAGEAVPGWTSVVASGAFFAGAQLFVLGVIGEYIGRLVEQQKGRPLYIIETVQTQRRAALFPRIGRDRCPCRSAAREAGGAEPPSGPHA